Proteins encoded in a region of the Gulosibacter sediminis genome:
- the dnaN gene encoding DNA polymerase III subunit beta: MKFEVNRDMFSDAVSFVVKLLPQRPTLPILSGVVLETSGSTLQLSTFDYEVSSRTAIDATVDESGAVLVQGRLLADIASRLPDAPVQVERDDRGITITCGRTNFTLPTMPIEEFPALPTIEGTSGVVSGTDFSEAISQVVVAASREDVAPVITGVHLTFSPTQLQLVATDRYRVAVREIEWQSNFSEGDQALVPSRTLGEVGKSFAHADEVVITLVSEGDRQLIAFTADGRTVTSLLIKGNFPAVSRLFPAETPHFAVLQGSDVIDAVRRMQLVLEREQALRFSFSDEGLKLDAVGAEQAAGAEELSINLQGDDIVVSLKPQFLLEGVGAIHSAFVKIAFTNNDNPNKPGPVLLTGQTSLDEAAATDTFRYLLQPNLLMR, encoded by the coding sequence GTGAAGTTTGAAGTCAATCGCGACATGTTCAGCGACGCCGTGTCGTTTGTCGTCAAGCTCCTCCCGCAGCGACCCACTTTGCCGATCCTCAGCGGTGTCGTGCTCGAGACCAGCGGCAGCACCCTGCAGCTCTCGACCTTCGACTACGAAGTTTCAAGCCGCACGGCGATTGATGCGACGGTCGACGAGTCCGGCGCCGTCCTCGTGCAGGGTCGCCTCCTCGCCGATATCGCCAGCCGCCTGCCGGATGCGCCGGTGCAGGTCGAGCGCGACGACCGCGGCATCACGATCACCTGTGGTCGCACGAACTTCACGCTGCCAACGATGCCGATTGAGGAATTCCCGGCACTGCCGACCATCGAAGGCACTTCGGGCGTCGTCTCGGGCACGGACTTCTCGGAGGCCATCAGCCAGGTCGTTGTCGCCGCATCCCGCGAAGATGTCGCCCCGGTCATCACCGGTGTGCACCTCACGTTCTCGCCGACGCAGCTGCAGCTCGTCGCCACCGACCGCTACCGCGTCGCGGTGCGGGAAATCGAATGGCAGAGCAACTTTTCCGAGGGTGACCAGGCACTTGTTCCCTCCCGCACGCTCGGCGAGGTCGGCAAGTCGTTTGCCCACGCCGACGAAGTTGTCATCACGCTCGTGAGCGAGGGCGACCGCCAGCTCATCGCGTTCACCGCCGATGGTCGCACCGTCACGTCGCTGCTCATCAAAGGCAACTTCCCCGCCGTGTCGCGACTCTTCCCGGCCGAAACCCCACACTTCGCAGTGCTGCAGGGCAGCGATGTCATCGACGCGGTTCGTCGTATGCAGCTCGTACTCGAACGCGAGCAGGCACTGCGCTTCAGCTTCTCGGACGAGGGGCTCAAGCTCGACGCGGTTGGCGCCGAGCAGGCCGCCGGCGCCGAGGAACTCAGCATCAACCTGCAGGGCGACGACATTGTCGTTTCGCTCAAGCCGCAGTTCCTGCTCGAGGGTGTCGGCGCCATCCACTCGGCGTTTGTGAAGATTGCCTTCACCAACAACGACAACCCGAACAAGCCCGGCCCCGTGCTGCTCACCGGCCAGACTTCGCTTGACGAGGCTGCCGCAACCGACACCTTCCGCTACCTGCTGCAGCCGAACCTGCTCATGCGCTAA
- the recF gene encoding DNA replication/repair protein RecF (All proteins in this family for which functions are known are DNA-binding proteins that assist the filamentation of RecA onto DNA for the initiation of recombination or recombinational repair.), with protein sequence MHVTHLSLRNFRNYRSAELDLHPGIQVFEGANGQGKTNLVEAIAYLGTLKSHRVSSDAALVRFGEEGGIVRAELRHGERELSIDVEIAKSGSNKPRVRGHAVKTRELARFFTTVVFAPEDLSLVRGDPSQRRELLDQLLITHSPRFGETISKYERVLRQRNSLLKTARQQRLGAEQLTTLDIWDDQLVDLGTRIVAQRLALVDRLRPHLARAYATLVDADHGASISMRVSALADTGRPMDGDGEGEEIGAVLTVDDIAERFRTRLTDARPRELDRGVTLVGPHRDDATFWLNGLPARITASHGESWSFALALKLAAAQLIREESKTGDPVLILDDVFAELDGARRSRLANAVHDFEQVLITCAVVTDLPEALRHDTIRIEAGTIVSGGVDA encoded by the coding sequence GTGCACGTCACCCACCTGAGCCTGCGGAATTTTCGCAATTACCGCTCCGCCGAACTCGATCTGCACCCGGGCATCCAGGTGTTCGAGGGCGCGAACGGCCAGGGCAAGACGAATCTGGTCGAGGCGATTGCCTACCTCGGCACGCTGAAGTCGCACCGGGTGTCGTCGGATGCGGCGCTCGTGCGCTTTGGCGAAGAGGGCGGCATCGTGCGGGCCGAGCTGCGCCACGGCGAACGCGAGCTCAGCATCGACGTCGAGATCGCGAAGTCGGGCAGCAACAAGCCCCGCGTGCGCGGGCACGCGGTGAAGACCCGCGAGCTCGCTCGGTTCTTCACCACCGTCGTGTTCGCGCCCGAAGATTTGTCACTCGTGCGCGGCGACCCGAGCCAGCGCCGCGAACTGCTTGACCAGCTGCTCATCACCCACTCGCCCCGCTTCGGCGAGACGATTTCGAAGTACGAACGTGTGCTGCGGCAACGCAATTCGCTGCTCAAGACCGCACGGCAGCAGCGCCTCGGCGCCGAGCAGCTCACGACGCTTGACATTTGGGACGACCAGCTTGTCGACCTCGGCACGAGAATTGTCGCCCAGCGGCTCGCGCTCGTTGACCGGCTGCGCCCCCACCTCGCCAGGGCCTACGCGACCCTTGTCGACGCCGACCACGGCGCGAGCATTTCGATGCGGGTCAGTGCGCTTGCCGACACCGGCCGCCCCATGGATGGCGACGGCGAGGGCGAAGAGATCGGTGCGGTGCTCACGGTCGACGACATTGCCGAGCGCTTTCGCACGCGGCTGACGGATGCGCGCCCGCGCGAGCTCGACCGCGGGGTCACGCTCGTGGGCCCGCATCGCGACGATGCAACGTTTTGGCTTAACGGGTTGCCGGCGCGCATCACCGCGAGCCACGGTGAATCGTGGTCGTTTGCGCTCGCGCTCAAGCTCGCGGCGGCCCAGCTCATCCGTGAGGAATCGAAGACCGGCGACCCCGTGCTGATTCTTGACGACGTGTTTGCCGAACTCGACGGTGCGCGTCGCTCGCGCCTCGCGAACGCGGTGCACGACTTCGAGCAGGTGCTCATTACCTGTGCCGTCGTCACCGATCTGCCCGAGGCGCTGCGGCACGACACGATTCGCATCGAAGCCGGCACGATCGTGAGCGGTGGCGTCGATGCCTGA
- a CDS encoding DUF721 domain-containing protein gives MPEFSESTLVWLRCKEVFGGHKIPRRLLRGRGSSTSESKDAQAEQLPFGPKRDPQSTGAVLSQLFAQFDWQTPLAQARLIDEWETFAGQRTAAHTKPLFVDEGVLLVQCDSTAWATQLRSIRGELLGRIRAAVPEVELTDIKFLNPGAPSWRHGNRSVPGRGPRDTYG, from the coding sequence ATGCCTGAGTTCAGTGAATCGACGCTCGTCTGGCTGCGCTGCAAGGAAGTCTTTGGCGGCCACAAGATTCCCCGTCGCCTGCTGCGTGGCCGGGGATCGTCGACGTCCGAGTCGAAGGATGCGCAGGCCGAGCAGCTTCCCTTCGGCCCGAAGCGCGACCCGCAGTCGACCGGCGCGGTGCTGAGCCAGCTGTTCGCGCAATTCGACTGGCAGACGCCGCTCGCCCAGGCTCGGCTCATCGACGAGTGGGAGACTTTCGCAGGTCAGCGCACCGCCGCGCACACTAAACCGCTCTTCGTCGACGAGGGAGTTCTGCTCGTGCAGTGCGACTCGACAGCCTGGGCCACGCAACTGCGGTCGATCCGCGGCGAACTGCTTGGGCGCATCCGAGCCGCCGTGCCCGAGGTCGAGCTCACCGACATCAAGTTTTTGAACCCCGGGGCACCGTCCTGGCGACACGGAAATCGTTCTGTGCCGGGTCGAGGGCCTCGAGACACCTATGGGTAG
- the gyrB gene encoding DNA topoisomerase (ATP-hydrolyzing) subunit B produces the protein MTDTGANQHGSTTGRVEHDYGAGQIQVLEGLEAVRKRPGMYIGSTGPDGLHHLVYEIVDNSVDESLAGYCDDIQVTLRADGGVTVIDNGRGIPVETHPVEGVSTLEVVLTKLHAGGKFGGGGYAVSGGLHGVGSSVVNALSTRFIADVSRDGHEWHMEFANGVPQGAIQQGAETDVTGTRITFYPNGEIFETTEFDWETLRTRFQQMAFLNRGLRITLTDERDPATLNEGMTQVHEVLEPSDADRAEEAVVQAPDEQVGEPEAETTPVESEHKQRKQVFKYDRGLVDYVEHLVKRKKVEAVHPEIIDMVEEDTEATISVEIAMQWTEAYSESVHSFANTINTREGGTHLEGFRAALTTAMNRYARDKGLLKEKDENLSGEDVREGLAAIISVKLGEPQFEGQTKMKLGNTEAKSYVQRVMNQGLQEWLDRNPQQAREVIRKATQASAARLAARRAREQTRRKGLLESSGMPGKLRDCTSRNPDESEIFMVEGDSAGGSAVQGRNPRTQAILPLRGKVLNVEKARLDRALQNTEIQSMITAFGTGIGDDFDVDKARYHKVILMADADVDGQHITTLLLTVLFRFMQPLIDAGFVYLASPPLYRLKWTNAAHEYAYSDEERDALIEQGRAGGRRLPKDNAIQRYKGLGEMNYNELWDTTMNPETRTLRQVTMADAEAADEVFSTLMGEDVESRRTFIQRNAHDVRFLDI, from the coding sequence ATGACGGATACTGGGGCAAACCAGCACGGATCCACGACCGGCCGCGTCGAACACGACTATGGAGCTGGTCAGATCCAGGTTCTCGAAGGTCTCGAGGCGGTGCGGAAGCGTCCGGGTATGTACATCGGCTCCACGGGCCCCGACGGCCTGCACCACCTGGTGTACGAGATCGTCGACAACTCGGTTGATGAGTCGCTCGCGGGCTACTGCGACGACATTCAGGTGACGCTTCGCGCCGACGGCGGCGTCACGGTCATCGACAACGGCCGCGGTATTCCGGTCGAGACGCACCCCGTCGAGGGCGTTTCGACGCTCGAGGTTGTGCTCACGAAGCTGCACGCCGGCGGCAAATTCGGTGGCGGCGGCTACGCCGTCTCGGGCGGTCTGCACGGTGTGGGCTCGTCGGTCGTGAACGCGCTCTCGACGCGCTTCATCGCCGACGTGTCGCGCGACGGCCACGAGTGGCACATGGAATTTGCGAACGGCGTGCCGCAGGGTGCTATTCAGCAGGGCGCCGAGACCGACGTCACCGGCACCCGCATCACGTTCTACCCGAACGGCGAGATTTTCGAGACGACCGAGTTTGACTGGGAGACGCTGCGTACGCGTTTCCAGCAGATGGCGTTCCTCAACCGCGGCCTGCGCATCACGCTCACTGATGAGCGCGACCCGGCGACGTTGAACGAGGGCATGACCCAGGTGCACGAAGTGCTCGAGCCGAGCGACGCTGACCGTGCTGAAGAAGCGGTCGTGCAGGCCCCCGACGAGCAGGTGGGCGAGCCCGAGGCCGAGACCACGCCGGTCGAGAGCGAGCACAAGCAGCGCAAGCAGGTCTTCAAGTACGACCGCGGCCTCGTCGACTACGTCGAACACCTCGTGAAGCGCAAAAAGGTCGAAGCGGTGCACCCCGAGATCATCGACATGGTCGAGGAAGACACCGAGGCGACTATCTCGGTTGAGATCGCGATGCAGTGGACCGAGGCGTACAGCGAGTCGGTGCACTCGTTCGCGAACACGATCAACACCCGCGAGGGCGGCACGCACCTCGAGGGCTTCCGCGCTGCGCTCACCACGGCGATGAACCGCTATGCCCGCGACAAGGGCCTCCTCAAAGAGAAGGACGAAAACCTCTCCGGTGAGGATGTGCGCGAGGGCCTCGCGGCGATCATTTCGGTGAAGCTCGGCGAACCGCAGTTTGAGGGCCAGACGAAGATGAAGCTCGGCAACACCGAGGCGAAGTCGTACGTGCAGCGTGTCATGAACCAGGGGCTGCAGGAGTGGCTCGATCGCAACCCGCAGCAGGCCCGCGAGGTCATTCGCAAGGCGACCCAGGCATCCGCTGCCCGCCTCGCCGCACGTCGCGCGCGCGAGCAGACCCGCCGCAAGGGCTTGCTCGAGTCGAGCGGCATGCCCGGCAAGCTGCGCGACTGCACCTCGCGCAACCCCGACGAGTCCGAGATCTTCATGGTCGAGGGTGACTCGGCCGGTGGCTCGGCGGTCCAGGGCCGCAACCCGCGCACGCAGGCGATCCTGCCGCTGCGCGGCAAGGTGCTCAACGTCGAGAAGGCGCGCCTCGACCGCGCGCTGCAGAACACCGAGATTCAGTCGATGATCACGGCGTTCGGTACCGGTATTGGCGACGACTTCGACGTCGACAAAGCGCGGTATCACAAGGTGATTCTCATGGCCGACGCTGATGTCGACGGCCAGCACATCACCACGCTGCTGCTCACGGTGCTGTTCCGCTTCATGCAGCCGCTGATCGACGCCGGCTTCGTCTACCTCGCCTCGCCGCCGCTCTACCGCCTCAAGTGGACGAACGCGGCACACGAGTACGCGTACTCCGACGAAGAGCGGGATGCGCTGATCGAGCAGGGTCGCGCCGGTGGCCGCCGCCTGCCGAAGGACAACGCGATTCAGCGCTACAAGGGTCTCGGCGAGATGAACTACAACGAGCTCTGGGACACGACGATGAACCCCGAGACGCGCACCCTGCGCCAGGTCACGATGGCCGACGCGGAGGCCGCCGACGAGGTGTTCTCGACGCTCATGGGCGAGGACGTCGAGTCGCGACGCACGTTCATCCAGCGCAACGCGCACGACGTGCGCTTCCTCGACATCTAA
- the gyrA gene encoding DNA gyrase subunit A produces MADETNTTNESPIAGGNVEKVDLQLEMQRSYLDYAMSVIVGRALPEVRDGLKPVHRRVIYGMYDGGYRPDKSFSKCARVVGDVMGQYHPHGDSAIYDTLVRLVQPWSLRYPLAQGQGNFGSAGNDGAAAPRYTETKMAPLALEMVRDIEEDTVDFMDNYDGQTQEPTVLPARFPNLLVNGSEGIAVGMATKIPPHNLREVADGALWALEHPDATREELLEALMERIPGPDFPTGAQILGTKGIQEAYRTGRGSITMRAVVSVEEIGNRTCLVVTELPYQVNPDNLANRMAEMVREGKLQGIADIRDETSGHTGQRLVIVLKRDAVAKVVLNNLYKHTQLQDTFGANMLAIVDGAPRTLSLDGFIHHWVAHQVEVIVRRTEYRLRKAEEEVHVLRGYLKALDALDEVIALIRRSATVEVARTGLMELLDVDEIQASAILNLQLRRLAALERQKITDEAERLEKMILEYKGILASPEQQRQIISDELGEIVRRYGDDRRTEIIRGFNGDVTDEDLIPVEEMVVTVTRDGYIKRTRSDNYRSQRRGGKGVRGAQLKADDVVEHFFVTTTHHWLLFFTTFGRVYRTKCYELLEAGRDSKGQHIANLLPLQPDEQVAQILDLSNYEEDDYLVLATRNGLIKKSDLSLYDTNRQAGIIAIKLRDGDELVSAMTIKHGDHIFLFSHEGQSLHFIADDEQLRPMGRDTSGVKGMSFRGSDYLINAAVGTDEELFVFTITEGGYAKRTAVNDYRIQGRGGLGIKVMKQSDDRGHLAGAMLVHENDEVLVILNSGKVVRSNVSEVPAKGRDTMGVVFARHGAGDHILGMARNTERDLGLDPDAEDADGETDEAQTDVVAESDAVAAADDSDTNAAPESDEQ; encoded by the coding sequence ATGGCTGACGAAACCAATACCACTAACGAGTCTCCGATCGCCGGCGGCAACGTCGAGAAGGTCGACCTCCAGCTCGAGATGCAGCGCTCGTACCTCGACTACGCGATGAGCGTGATCGTGGGCCGCGCGCTGCCCGAGGTGCGCGACGGCCTGAAGCCGGTGCACCGCCGCGTGATTTACGGCATGTACGACGGCGGCTACCGCCCCGACAAGTCGTTCTCGAAGTGCGCCCGCGTCGTCGGCGATGTGATGGGTCAGTACCACCCGCACGGTGACTCGGCGATTTACGACACCCTCGTGCGTCTCGTGCAGCCGTGGTCGCTGCGCTACCCGCTCGCGCAGGGTCAGGGCAACTTCGGCTCGGCCGGTAACGACGGTGCCGCGGCGCCCCGTTACACCGAGACGAAGATGGCGCCGCTCGCGCTCGAGATGGTGCGTGACATTGAAGAAGACACCGTCGACTTCATGGACAACTACGACGGGCAGACGCAGGAGCCGACCGTGCTCCCCGCGCGCTTCCCGAACCTCCTCGTCAACGGCTCCGAGGGTATCGCCGTCGGTATGGCGACGAAGATTCCGCCGCACAACCTGCGCGAGGTCGCTGACGGCGCACTCTGGGCGCTCGAGCATCCCGATGCCACGCGCGAGGAGTTGCTCGAGGCCCTCATGGAGCGCATCCCCGGCCCCGACTTCCCGACCGGCGCCCAGATTCTCGGCACCAAGGGCATCCAGGAGGCGTACCGCACCGGTCGCGGCTCGATCACGATGCGCGCGGTCGTCAGTGTCGAGGAGATCGGCAACCGCACCTGCCTCGTCGTCACCGAGCTGCCGTACCAGGTGAACCCCGACAACCTCGCCAACCGCATGGCCGAGATGGTGCGCGAGGGCAAGCTGCAGGGCATCGCCGACATTCGCGACGAGACTTCGGGCCACACCGGGCAGCGCCTCGTTATCGTGCTCAAGCGCGACGCCGTGGCCAAGGTCGTGCTCAACAACCTCTACAAGCACACGCAGCTGCAGGACACCTTCGGCGCGAACATGCTCGCGATCGTCGATGGTGCGCCCCGCACGCTCTCGCTCGACGGGTTCATCCACCACTGGGTGGCGCACCAGGTCGAGGTCATCGTGCGCCGCACCGAGTACCGCCTGCGTAAGGCCGAAGAAGAAGTACACGTGTTGCGTGGTTACCTCAAGGCGCTCGACGCGCTCGACGAGGTCATCGCGCTCATCCGCCGCTCGGCGACCGTCGAGGTCGCGCGCACTGGCCTGATGGAGCTGCTCGACGTCGACGAGATTCAGGCGTCGGCGATCCTCAACCTCCAGCTGCGTCGTCTCGCCGCACTCGAGCGCCAGAAGATCACTGACGAGGCCGAGCGCCTCGAGAAGATGATTCTCGAGTACAAGGGCATCCTGGCTTCGCCCGAGCAGCAGCGCCAGATCATCTCCGACGAGCTCGGTGAGATCGTGCGCCGTTACGGCGATGACCGCCGCACCGAGATCATCCGTGGATTCAACGGCGATGTGACCGACGAAGACCTCATCCCGGTCGAGGAAATGGTCGTCACCGTCACTCGCGACGGCTACATCAAGCGCACGCGCAGCGATAACTATCGCTCGCAGCGCCGTGGCGGCAAGGGTGTGCGCGGCGCGCAGCTCAAGGCAGATGACGTGGTGGAGCACTTCTTCGTCACCACGACGCACCACTGGCTGCTGTTCTTTACGACCTTCGGTCGCGTGTACCGCACGAAGTGCTATGAGTTGCTCGAGGCCGGCCGCGACTCGAAGGGCCAGCACATCGCGAACCTGTTGCCGCTGCAGCCTGACGAGCAGGTCGCGCAGATTCTTGACCTGAGCAACTACGAGGAAGACGACTACCTCGTGCTCGCGACGCGCAACGGTCTCATCAAGAAGAGCGATCTCTCGCTCTACGACACGAACCGCCAGGCGGGCATCATCGCGATCAAGCTCCGCGATGGTGACGAGCTCGTCTCGGCCATGACGATCAAGCACGGCGACCACATCTTCCTGTTCTCGCACGAGGGCCAGTCGCTGCACTTCATCGCCGATGACGAGCAGCTGCGCCCGATGGGTCGTGATACTTCGGGTGTGAAGGGCATGTCGTTCCGTGGCAGCGACTACCTCATCAATGCGGCGGTCGGCACCGACGAAGAGCTCTTCGTGTTCACGATCACCGAGGGTGGCTATGCGAAGCGCACGGCGGTGAACGACTACCGCATTCAGGGCCGTGGCGGCCTCGGCATCAAGGTGATGAAGCAGTCGGATGACCGCGGTCACCTCGCGGGCGCGATGCTCGTGCACGAGAATGATGAGGTGCTCGTCATCCTCAACTCGGGCAAGGTCGTGCGCTCGAATGTGTCGGAAGTTCCCGCGAAGGGCCGCGACACCATGGGCGTTGTGTTCGCTCGCCACGGTGCCGGTGACCACATCCTCGGCATGGCGCGCAACACCGAGCGGGACCTCGGGCTCGACCCGGACGCTGAGGATGCTGACGGCGAGACCGACGAGGCGCAGACGGATGTTGTGGCTGAGTCGGATGCCGTGGCTGCCGCGGATGATTCAGACACCAATGCGGCGCCTGAATCCGACGAGCAGTAG
- a CDS encoding DUF3566 domain-containing protein, whose product MTSVADKLAKKSERRTSKKQVRLRLMQVDVWSVVKLTFLLTLCLGIVTIVAAVLAWTVLANTGVMESINNLLNDVTGSEQVTVETFVNFGGVLGFSVIIAVLQVVVLTALASVSTLLFNLACRLTGGIVMGFTNN is encoded by the coding sequence ATGACCTCAGTCGCAGACAAGCTGGCCAAGAAGTCCGAACGCCGCACCTCGAAGAAGCAGGTCCGCCTGCGCCTCATGCAGGTCGACGTTTGGTCGGTCGTGAAGCTCACCTTCCTGCTGACCCTCTGCCTCGGCATTGTCACCATCGTCGCCGCCGTGCTCGCGTGGACCGTGCTTGCGAACACCGGCGTGATGGAGTCGATCAACAACCTGCTCAATGACGTAACCGGCAGCGAGCAGGTCACCGTCGAGACCTTCGTCAACTTCGGTGGCGTGCTCGGGTTCTCGGTGATTATTGCGGTGCTTCAGGTGGTCGTATTGACCGCTCTCGCGTCCGTCAGCACCCTGCTGTTCAACCTCGCGTGCCGCCTCACGGGTGGCATCGTGATGGGTTTCACGAACAACTAG
- a CDS encoding DUF937 domain-containing protein: MPDISAILNELPVNDLAQKVGASPDDVQRALGDLLPTLVGGMQANAHAPSGAASLASALEQHVNGAQSVDDVDEADGEKIAAHVFGGEQDAVVAKVAQHSGNDKGLIQKLLPLVAPLVMAWLASRFTKSNDAKKEASTEPSGGGLGDILGQVLGGDSASSSGGLGGILDSLGGLLGGGRK; encoded by the coding sequence ATGCCCGATATCTCCGCGATCCTCAATGAACTTCCCGTCAACGACCTCGCCCAGAAAGTCGGTGCATCGCCCGATGACGTGCAGCGTGCACTCGGCGATCTGCTGCCCACACTTGTCGGCGGCATGCAGGCGAACGCACATGCGCCGTCGGGTGCTGCCTCACTCGCCTCGGCCCTCGAGCAGCACGTCAACGGCGCCCAGTCGGTCGACGACGTCGACGAGGCCGACGGCGAGAAGATCGCCGCGCACGTCTTCGGCGGCGAGCAGGATGCGGTGGTGGCGAAGGTCGCCCAGCACTCCGGCAACGATAAAGGCCTCATTCAGAAGCTGCTGCCGCTCGTCGCGCCCCTCGTGATGGCGTGGCTCGCGAGCCGCTTCACGAAGAGCAACGACGCGAAGAAGGAGGCCTCGACCGAGCCTTCCGGCGGTGGCCTCGGCGACATCCTCGGCCAAGTGCTCGGTGGCGACTCGGCTTCGTCGAGTGGTGGGCTTGGCGGCATCCTCGACTCGCTCGGCGGGCTGCTTGGGGGCGGACGGAAGTAG
- a CDS encoding glycerol-3-phosphate dehydrogenase/oxidase, producing the protein MTGYRMNPASRRDAIEALSTSGASGDELDILVIGGGVTGAGIALDAASRGLTTGIVEEQDWASGTSSRSSKLLHGGLRYLQMLDFKLVHEALTERDLLLTKLAPHLVRPIPFFYPLKTPVIERAYVGAGIMLYDLLAMLGPGRRRLPWHRHFTKKGLRKRFPSFRRDAAVGAIQYWDASVDDARLVTTLMRTAVGHGAHAASRVQVTELVQNDAGAVVGAELVDVETGRHFTARAKKVISATGVWTEETQKLAGAGGLRVLASKGIHIVIPRDRLSGKSGLILQTDRSVLFVIPWSRYWVIGTTDTPWDEDRALPVPTSTDIGYVLAEVNKVLEHPISRADVVGTWAGLRPLLQPGTKAGTASAKVSREHTVASPTPGLVSIAGGKLTTYRVMAEDAVDFALGAAAKSTPSVTATTPLVGAVGSRVAIETARALARKHGLAPSVAKHLVHRYGAEINTIAAICDENADAAVPVAAAPAYLRAEIIFAARYEGALHLDDFLERRTRMSYEFFDHAGRAAEEVAEIVAVELGWSPEQTAQELVAYRDAAAAYDLATTEATDAAAAARYAEAVPLATP; encoded by the coding sequence ATGACCGGTTACCGGATGAACCCGGCCTCGCGACGCGATGCTATCGAGGCGCTGAGCACCTCCGGTGCGAGCGGCGACGAGCTCGACATTCTCGTCATCGGCGGGGGAGTGACCGGCGCCGGCATCGCCCTCGACGCCGCGAGCCGCGGCCTCACAACGGGCATTGTCGAGGAGCAAGACTGGGCGTCAGGCACCTCGAGCCGCTCGAGCAAGCTGCTCCACGGCGGCCTGCGCTACCTGCAGATGCTCGACTTCAAGCTGGTGCACGAAGCGCTCACCGAACGCGATCTCCTGCTCACCAAGCTCGCCCCGCACCTCGTGCGCCCCATTCCTTTCTTCTACCCCCTGAAGACGCCCGTGATCGAACGCGCCTACGTCGGCGCCGGCATCATGCTCTACGACCTGCTCGCGATGCTCGGCCCGGGCCGCCGACGCTTGCCGTGGCACCGACACTTCACGAAGAAGGGCCTGCGCAAACGCTTCCCCTCGTTCCGTCGGGATGCGGCGGTGGGCGCGATTCAGTACTGGGATGCGTCGGTTGACGACGCGCGCCTGGTCACGACGCTCATGCGCACCGCCGTCGGACATGGCGCGCACGCCGCATCGCGCGTTCAGGTCACCGAGCTCGTGCAAAACGACGCGGGCGCGGTCGTCGGCGCCGAGCTCGTCGACGTCGAAACGGGTCGCCACTTCACGGCGCGCGCGAAAAAAGTCATCAGCGCGACCGGTGTCTGGACCGAAGAAACCCAGAAACTCGCCGGTGCGGGCGGCCTGCGCGTGCTCGCCTCCAAGGGCATCCACATCGTCATTCCGCGCGATCGCCTCAGCGGCAAGTCGGGGCTCATTCTGCAAACCGACAGGAGCGTGCTGTTCGTGATTCCGTGGTCGCGCTACTGGGTGATCGGCACGACCGACACGCCCTGGGACGAAGACCGCGCCCTGCCAGTGCCGACCAGCACCGACATCGGCTACGTCCTCGCCGAGGTGAACAAGGTGCTCGAGCACCCGATCAGCCGCGCGGATGTGGTGGGCACGTGGGCGGGCCTGCGGCCACTCCTGCAGCCGGGCACGAAGGCCGGCACGGCCTCGGCCAAGGTGTCGCGCGAGCACACCGTCGCCTCGCCGACGCCGGGGCTCGTGTCGATCGCGGGCGGCAAGCTCACGACCTACCGGGTCATGGCCGAGGATGCGGTTGACTTCGCCCTCGGCGCGGCCGCGAAGTCGACGCCGAGCGTCACGGCCACGACGCCGCTTGTCGGCGCGGTCGGCAGCCGCGTCGCGATCGAAACGGCGCGGGCGCTCGCGCGCAAGCACGGCCTCGCGCCGTCGGTCGCGAAGCACCTCGTGCACCGCTACGGCGCCGAGATCAACACGATCGCAGCGATCTGCGACGAGAACGCCGACGCGGCCGTGCCGGTGGCGGCGGCCCCGGCCTACCTCCGCGCCGAGATCATCTTTGCGGCCCGCTACGAGGGCGCGCTGCACCTCGACGACTTCCTCGAACGCCGCACCCGCATGAGCTACGAGTTCTTCGACCATGCCGGTCGCGCCGCGGAAGAGGTCGCCGAGATCGTCGCGGTCGAGCTCGGCTGGTCACCCGAGCAGACGGCGCAGGAGCTCGTCGCCTATCGCGACGCCGCGGCGGCCTACGACCTCGCGACGACCGAAGCGACGGATGCGGCGGCCGCGGCGCGCTACGCCGAGGCCGTGCCGCTCGCCACACCCTGA